From Pulveribacter suum, a single genomic window includes:
- a CDS encoding Lrp/AsnC family transcriptional regulator, with product MHSDRALPALDKLDRAILRRLQDNGRETYDVIGEQVGLSPSAVLRRAKRLEECGVIDRYVALVRPESVGLGLTAYINVRLEKLTESHKRNPMDLFRASVQTWPEVVECDALTGEMDYLLRVVVADMAHYSRFIMDTLLKHPSVEDCKTSFVLDRVKATTAVPV from the coding sequence ATGCACAGCGACCGCGCCCTTCCCGCCCTGGACAAACTCGACCGCGCCATCCTGCGCCGCCTGCAGGACAACGGCCGCGAGACCTATGACGTCATCGGCGAGCAGGTGGGCCTGTCGCCCAGCGCCGTGCTGCGCCGCGCCAAGCGGCTGGAGGAGTGCGGCGTCATCGACCGCTACGTGGCCCTGGTGCGCCCCGAGAGCGTGGGGCTGGGCCTGACGGCCTATATCAACGTGCGGCTGGAAAAGCTGACCGAAAGCCACAAGCGCAATCCGATGGACCTGTTTCGCGCCAGCGTGCAGACCTGGCCCGAGGTGGTGGAGTGCGATGCGCTAACCGGCGAGATGGACTATTTGCTGCGCGTGGTGGTGGCCGACATGGCGCACTACAGCCGCTTCATCATGGACACGCTGCTCAAGCACCCCAGCGTGGAAGACTGCAAGACCAGCTTCGTGCTGGACCGCGTGAAAGCCACCACGGCCGTGCCGGTGTGA
- a CDS encoding lipase family alpha/beta hydrolase has protein sequence MTAKYLMQLRRLGGLLLACLCLAGGAAHAAQGYTQTRHPIVLVHGLFGFDQLFGVDYFYGIPSALSRDGARVFVAQVSAAESTEVRGEQLLAQVKNILALTGAAKVNLIGHSHGGPTARYVAGVAPALVASVTSVAGVNKGSRVADALRGTLPPGSVGEAVASGAIKAFVALINLGSGGTGLPQTPVAALNSLTTAGSLDFNRRFPQGVPAGCGDGPDLVGGVRYYSWTGNQPVTNPLDVSDGPLGILSLVFGEANDGLVSVCSSRLGKTLGTYGQNHLDEVNQMLGLRNWFAADPVTLFRQHANRLRQQGL, from the coding sequence ATGACCGCGAAATATCTCATGCAGCTGCGCCGCCTGGGCGGCCTGTTGCTGGCCTGCCTGTGCCTGGCCGGCGGCGCTGCGCACGCAGCGCAGGGCTACACGCAGACGCGCCACCCCATCGTGCTGGTGCATGGGCTGTTCGGCTTTGACCAGCTGTTCGGCGTGGATTACTTCTACGGCATTCCTTCCGCACTCTCGCGCGATGGCGCGCGTGTGTTCGTGGCGCAGGTCTCGGCCGCCGAGAGCACCGAGGTGCGCGGCGAGCAGCTGCTGGCGCAGGTGAAAAACATCCTGGCGCTCACGGGCGCCGCCAAGGTCAATCTGATCGGCCATTCGCACGGCGGCCCCACCGCACGCTACGTAGCCGGGGTGGCGCCGGCGCTGGTGGCTTCGGTCACCTCGGTGGCGGGGGTGAACAAGGGCTCGCGCGTCGCCGACGCGTTGCGCGGCACGCTGCCGCCGGGCTCGGTGGGCGAGGCGGTGGCCAGCGGCGCCATCAAGGCCTTTGTCGCGCTGATCAACCTGGGCTCGGGCGGCACCGGGCTGCCGCAGACCCCGGTGGCGGCGCTCAATTCGCTGACTACCGCCGGCTCGCTCGACTTCAACCGGCGCTTTCCGCAGGGCGTGCCCGCCGGCTGCGGCGACGGCCCCGATCTGGTGGGTGGCGTGCGCTACTACTCGTGGACGGGCAACCAGCCCGTCACCAACCCGCTGGACGTGTCCGACGGCCCACTGGGCATCCTGAGCCTGGTCTTCGGCGAGGCCAACGACGGCCTGGTGTCGGTGTGCTCCTCGCGCCTGGGCAAGACGCTGGGCACCTACGGGCAGAACCACCTGGACGAGGTCAACCAGATGCTGGGCCTGCGCAACTGGTTCGCGGCCGACCCGGTCACCCTGTTCCGCCAGCACGCCAACCGCCTACGGCAGCAAGGGCTGTGA
- a CDS encoding lipase secretion chaperone — MKPAALVLAGAAVAAVVAAAAWWLQPAPMAERAQLAERPARQARLPFSADAPEAPGEPVAAPAQPAGAELPAAWRTSGNLRDRLEAWLLDAGPAADPAALKAQLAALVVQHFPPEEAAQALALVARYVDYRVALGELAAPADPGDPYALRLALDARQRLRQTHFGADEYQALFGADEAADRAMLARTEILRDPHLSEPQRAAALAAVEQQLPPHERALRSAAVQHEDVAAQTAAFDAQGVDPLTRQQQRATLYGQAASERLAALDTQEAHWQSRLASYAAAQARQAHAAELAQLRTQLFTPEESLRVEAALRVRQLGSQGAATR; from the coding sequence GTGAAGCCCGCCGCGCTGGTGCTGGCCGGCGCCGCGGTGGCGGCTGTGGTGGCCGCCGCGGCGTGGTGGCTGCAGCCCGCGCCGATGGCGGAGCGGGCGCAACTGGCCGAGCGCCCCGCCCGCCAGGCGCGGCTGCCGTTCTCCGCCGATGCGCCCGAAGCGCCGGGCGAGCCGGTGGCGGCGCCCGCGCAGCCGGCCGGCGCAGAGCTGCCCGCCGCCTGGCGCACCAGCGGCAACCTGCGCGACCGGCTGGAAGCCTGGCTGCTCGACGCCGGCCCCGCTGCCGACCCGGCCGCGCTCAAGGCCCAGCTGGCGGCGCTGGTGGTGCAGCACTTCCCGCCGGAAGAAGCCGCGCAGGCGCTGGCGCTGGTGGCGCGCTATGTGGACTACCGGGTGGCGCTGGGCGAGTTGGCCGCGCCCGCCGACCCAGGCGACCCCTATGCGCTGCGCCTGGCGCTGGATGCGCGCCAGCGGTTGCGGCAGACGCATTTCGGCGCCGACGAATACCAGGCGCTGTTCGGCGCCGACGAAGCCGCAGACCGCGCCATGCTGGCGCGCACCGAAATCCTGCGCGATCCGCACCTGAGCGAGCCCCAGCGCGCCGCCGCCCTGGCAGCCGTCGAGCAGCAGCTGCCCCCGCACGAGCGCGCGCTGCGCAGCGCCGCCGTGCAGCACGAAGATGTGGCTGCGCAGACCGCCGCCTTCGATGCGCAGGGGGTGGATCCGCTCACGCGCCAGCAGCAGCGCGCCACGCTGTACGGCCAGGCCGCCAGCGAGCGCCTGGCCGCGCTGGATACGCAAGAAGCGCACTGGCAGTCGCGCCTGGCCAGCTATGCCGCCGCGCAGGCGCGCCAGGCCCATGCCGCCGAGCTGGCGCAGCTGCGGACGCAGCTTTTTACCCCTGAAGAGAGCCTGCGCGTGGAGGCGGCGCTGCGCGTGCGCCAGCTGGGCAGCCAGGGCGCCGCCACGCGCTGA
- the hppD gene encoding 4-hydroxyphenylpyruvate dioxygenase, with translation MNASLPNEIAQQAAAWDNPMGLCGFEFIEFASPTPGVLEKVFEQLGFTEVARHRSKDVVLYRQNQINFILNREPKSQAAYFAAEHGPSACGMAFRVRDAHQAYERALALGAQPIDIPTGPMELRLPAIKGIGGAPLYLIDRFEDGKSIYDIDFEWLPGMDQRPKGHGLDLIDHLTHNVYRGRMGFWANFYERLFNFREIRYFDIQGEYTGLTSKAMTAPDGMIRIPLNEESKQGGGQIEEFLMQFNGEGIQHIALICDKLTDVVDKLGLAGVPLATAPNDAYYEMLEGRLPGHGQQVADLQARGILLDGTTADGTPRLLLQIFSTPMLGPVFFEFIERRGDFRDGFGEGNFKALFESLERDQIRRGVLEGASA, from the coding sequence ATGAACGCTTCCCTACCCAACGAGATCGCCCAGCAGGCCGCCGCCTGGGACAACCCCATGGGCCTGTGCGGCTTCGAATTCATCGAATTCGCCTCGCCTACCCCGGGCGTGCTGGAGAAGGTCTTCGAGCAGCTGGGCTTCACCGAAGTGGCGCGCCACCGCTCCAAGGACGTGGTGCTGTATCGCCAGAACCAGATCAACTTCATCCTGAACCGCGAGCCCAAAAGCCAGGCGGCGTACTTCGCCGCCGAGCACGGGCCGTCGGCTTGCGGCATGGCGTTTCGCGTGCGTGACGCGCACCAGGCCTACGAGCGCGCCCTGGCGCTGGGCGCCCAGCCCATCGACATTCCCACCGGCCCGATGGAACTGCGCCTGCCGGCCATCAAGGGCATCGGCGGCGCGCCGCTCTACCTCATCGACCGCTTCGAAGACGGCAAGTCCATCTACGACATCGACTTCGAGTGGCTGCCCGGCATGGACCAGCGCCCCAAGGGCCACGGCCTGGACCTGATCGACCACCTGACGCACAACGTCTATCGCGGCCGCATGGGGTTCTGGGCGAATTTCTATGAGCGCCTGTTCAATTTCCGCGAGATCCGCTACTTCGACATCCAGGGCGAGTACACCGGCCTGACGAGCAAGGCCATGACGGCGCCGGACGGCATGATCCGCATCCCGCTGAACGAAGAATCCAAGCAGGGCGGCGGGCAGATCGAGGAATTCCTCATGCAGTTCAACGGCGAGGGCATCCAGCACATCGCGCTGATCTGCGACAAGCTGACCGACGTGGTGGACAAGCTGGGCCTGGCCGGCGTGCCGCTGGCCACTGCGCCCAACGACGCGTACTACGAGATGCTGGAAGGCCGCCTGCCGGGCCACGGCCAGCAGGTAGCGGACCTGCAGGCGCGCGGCATCTTGCTGGACGGCACCACGGCCGACGGCACGCCACGCCTGCTGCTGCAGATCTTCTCCACGCCCATGCTGGGGCCGGTGTTCTTCGAGTTCATCGAGCGCCGCGGCGACTTCCGCGACGGCTTTGGCGAGGGCAACTTCAAGGCGCTGTTCGAGTCGCTGGAGCGCGACCAGATCCGCCGCGGCGTGCTGGAAGGCGCCAGCGCCTGA
- a CDS encoding Bug family tripartite tricarboxylate transporter substrate binding protein codes for MAASMGVLAKGAPLTIVVPYAAGGPLDKSARILAEGVQAQLGPVQVDNRPGAGGNQGAAAVAKAAPGDNLLVMGAVATHAVNPWLSKDFPYDPIRDFKPIALVARTPNVLVMSTAQADALSIRSTSDLVKYLKANPDTLVFGSGGSGSIGHIAGEMFKSLTNTRMAHQPFAGAGPALKALQDGGVGLVFDNLASSLPLIRAGKLRALGVTSLGPDDALPGVPSINSEVPGFNVSTWFGLFAPASLPDAEARRYAGAFSAAMRSPASVQQFKAMGLEPEELTLDGFGSFVRSEYNKYEFLIKAAKIRVQ; via the coding sequence ATGGCTGCCAGCATGGGAGTACTGGCCAAGGGCGCGCCCCTGACCATCGTGGTGCCCTATGCGGCCGGCGGCCCGCTGGACAAGAGCGCGCGCATCCTGGCCGAAGGGGTGCAGGCGCAGCTGGGCCCGGTGCAGGTGGACAACCGCCCCGGCGCGGGCGGCAACCAGGGCGCTGCCGCCGTCGCCAAGGCCGCGCCAGGGGATAACCTGCTGGTCATGGGCGCTGTGGCCACGCACGCGGTCAACCCCTGGCTGTCCAAGGATTTCCCCTACGACCCGATCCGCGACTTCAAGCCCATCGCCCTGGTGGCGCGCACGCCCAACGTTCTGGTCATGAGCACGGCCCAGGCCGACGCCCTGAGCATCCGCAGCACCAGCGACCTGGTCAAGTACCTCAAGGCCAACCCGGACACACTGGTCTTCGGCTCGGGCGGCAGCGGCAGCATCGGCCACATCGCCGGCGAGATGTTCAAGTCGCTCACCAACACCCGCATGGCGCACCAGCCGTTTGCGGGCGCGGGCCCGGCCCTGAAGGCCCTGCAGGACGGCGGCGTGGGCCTGGTGTTCGACAACCTGGCCTCGTCGCTGCCGCTGATCCGCGCGGGCAAGCTGCGTGCGCTGGGCGTGACCTCGCTCGGTCCGGACGACGCCCTGCCCGGCGTGCCCAGCATCAACAGCGAGGTGCCCGGCTTCAACGTCTCGACCTGGTTCGGCCTGTTTGCGCCGGCCAGCCTGCCGGATGCCGAGGCGCGCCGCTATGCGGGGGCGTTCTCCGCGGCGATGCGCTCGCCGGCGAGCGTGCAGCAATTCAAGGCCATGGGCCTGGAGCCTGAAGAGCTGACGCTGGACGGCTTCGGCAGCTTCGTGCGCTCTGAATACAACAAGTACGAATTTCTGATCAAGGCCGCCAAGATCCGCGTGCAGTAA
- the phhA gene encoding phenylalanine 4-monooxygenase yields the protein MGQPPVVYGQSERPPRGDYSRAHADYTCAQNWEAYTEADHETYHRLYQRQVAQLPGLASEAFIAALPSLGARERIPRFDDVNEGLYRATGWEIVAVPGLIPEVPFFQLLADRKFPVTDWIRKPEEFEYIVEPDVFHDLFGHVPLLFNPVFADYVQRYGEGGLKAARLGACEMLSRLYWYTIEFGLIREGGNLRAYGAGILSSAGELPYSVTSPEPRRLPLDLARTMRTRYKIDTYQQTYFVIDSFQQLFDLTEGDFTPLYEELRGQPEFAADAPANAP from the coding sequence ATGGGTCAGCCCCCCGTCGTCTATGGCCAGTCCGAGCGTCCGCCGCGCGGCGACTACAGCCGCGCGCACGCCGACTACACCTGCGCGCAGAACTGGGAGGCCTACACCGAGGCCGACCACGAGACTTACCACCGCCTGTACCAGCGCCAGGTGGCCCAGCTGCCGGGCCTGGCCAGCGAAGCCTTCATCGCCGCCCTGCCCTCGCTGGGCGCGCGCGAGCGCATCCCGCGCTTTGACGACGTCAACGAAGGCCTGTACCGGGCCACGGGCTGGGAGATCGTGGCCGTGCCGGGGCTGATCCCCGAAGTGCCGTTCTTCCAGCTGCTGGCGGATCGCAAGTTCCCCGTCACGGACTGGATCCGAAAGCCCGAGGAGTTTGAATACATCGTCGAGCCGGATGTGTTCCACGACCTGTTCGGCCACGTGCCGCTGCTCTTCAACCCGGTGTTTGCCGACTACGTGCAGCGCTATGGCGAGGGCGGCCTGAAGGCCGCGCGGCTGGGCGCCTGCGAGATGCTCTCGCGCCTGTACTGGTACACCATCGAGTTCGGGTTGATCCGCGAGGGCGGCAACCTGCGCGCCTATGGCGCGGGCATCCTGAGCTCGGCCGGGGAGCTGCCGTACTCGGTCACGAGCCCCGAGCCGCGCCGGCTGCCGCTGGATCTGGCGCGCACCATGCGCACGCGCTACAAGATCGACACCTACCAGCAGACCTACTTCGTGATCGACAGCTTCCAGCAGCTGTTCGACCTGACCGAGGGCGACTTCACGCCGCTGTACGAAGAGCTGCGCGGGCAGCCCGAGTTCGCCGCCGACGCCCCCGCCAACGCCCCCTGA
- a CDS encoding flagellar basal body P-ring protein FlgI, with translation MKALPLPRIAAALAWALLALTWAPPAQALRIKEIAAVQGVRSNQLSGYGLVVGLDGTGDQSTQMPFTAQAMSNYLQQMGISLPPGTSVPQLKNVATVVVTAELPAFAQPGQHIDVAVSSIGNAKSLRGGTLITTPLRGADGEIYALAQGNLVVGGAGASAGGSKVQVNHLSAGRIPEGAQVERSVPTPLHGGDTITLGLKASDFQAARKVALAINARSGPDTATALDGRTVQVRAPLDPGARVNFIAELEELPLPDSTPAAKVVINARTGSIVLNQAVTLGPCAIAHGNLSIVISSTPVISQPNPLSRGQTVVAQRSDIAIQADAGKVMQVPASPQLADVVRALNTLGATPQDLLAILQAIKAAGALNAELEVI, from the coding sequence ATGAAAGCCTTGCCCCTTCCTCGCATTGCCGCCGCCCTGGCGTGGGCGCTGCTGGCGCTCACCTGGGCCCCGCCCGCACAGGCGCTGCGCATCAAGGAGATCGCCGCCGTGCAGGGCGTGCGCAGCAACCAGCTGTCGGGCTACGGCCTGGTGGTGGGGCTGGATGGCACGGGCGACCAGTCCACGCAAATGCCTTTCACGGCGCAGGCCATGAGCAACTACCTGCAGCAGATGGGCATCTCGCTGCCGCCGGGCACCAGCGTGCCGCAGCTGAAAAACGTGGCCACCGTGGTGGTCACGGCCGAGCTGCCGGCCTTTGCCCAGCCGGGCCAGCACATCGACGTGGCCGTGTCGTCCATCGGCAATGCCAAGTCGCTCAGGGGCGGCACGCTGATCACCACGCCGCTGCGCGGCGCCGACGGCGAGATCTACGCCCTGGCCCAGGGCAACCTGGTGGTGGGCGGTGCGGGCGCCTCCGCCGGCGGCTCCAAGGTGCAGGTCAACCACCTGAGCGCCGGACGCATTCCCGAGGGTGCGCAGGTCGAGCGCAGCGTGCCCACGCCGCTGCACGGCGGCGACACCATCACCCTGGGTTTGAAGGCCTCGGACTTCCAGGCCGCGCGCAAGGTGGCCCTGGCCATCAATGCCCGCTCCGGCCCCGACACCGCCACCGCCCTGGATGGCCGCACCGTGCAGGTGCGCGCCCCGCTGGACCCGGGCGCGCGGGTGAACTTCATCGCCGAGCTCGAAGAGCTGCCGCTGCCCGACTCCACCCCTGCGGCCAAGGTGGTCATCAACGCACGCACCGGCTCCATCGTGCTCAACCAGGCCGTCACGCTGGGCCCCTGCGCCATCGCGCACGGCAACCTGTCCATCGTCATCAGCAGCACGCCCGTCATCAGCCAGCCCAACCCGCTGTCGCGCGGGCAGACGGTGGTGGCGCAAAGGAGCGACATCGCCATCCAGGCCGACGCCGGCAAGGTCATGCAGGTGCCCGCCTCGCCGCAGCTGGCCGACGTGGTGCGCGCGCTCAACACGCTGGGCGCCACGCCGCAGGACCTGCTGGCCATCCTGCAGGCCATCAAGGCCGCCGGCGCGCTCAATGCGGAACTGGAGGTGATCTGA
- the flgJ gene encoding flagellar assembly peptidoglycan hydrolase FlgJ, which translates to MSLSAPPLLSGSTAALASRQALAVDGRSLSQLKVQAAEGGEGQRTAVKESAKQLESLFMRELIKSMREATMKSGLLDGAEGNLANDLFDQQLSVQMAGQPGGLAEAIQRQLARQLGGEGDAPALMPGATLRMDALQRRAPAGADDPRAPSPQGKDDFVQGHRGAAEAVARESGIPASFMLGQAGHETGWGKSEIRHKDGSNSFNLFGIKAGRGWTGKVAEITTTEYINGQARKVTAKFRAYDSYADSFRDYARLMTENPRYEKALAKTHSAQAWAAELQKAGYATDPQYASKLSRAIQSTLAVARVPAAGQAAAGGVQA; encoded by the coding sequence ATGAGCCTGTCCGCTCCCCCTCTCCTGTCCGGCAGCACGGCCGCGCTGGCTTCGCGCCAGGCGCTGGCCGTGGACGGGCGCTCGCTGTCCCAGCTGAAGGTGCAGGCCGCCGAAGGCGGCGAAGGCCAGCGCACGGCAGTGAAGGAATCGGCCAAGCAGCTGGAATCGCTGTTCATGCGCGAGCTGATCAAGAGCATGCGCGAGGCGACCATGAAGTCCGGCCTTTTGGACGGCGCCGAGGGCAACCTGGCCAACGACCTGTTCGACCAGCAGCTGTCGGTGCAGATGGCTGGCCAGCCCGGCGGCCTGGCCGAGGCCATCCAGCGCCAGCTGGCGCGCCAGTTGGGCGGCGAGGGCGACGCGCCCGCGCTGATGCCCGGCGCCACGCTGCGCATGGACGCGCTGCAGCGGCGCGCGCCGGCCGGGGCCGACGATCCGCGCGCCCCCTCGCCCCAGGGCAAGGACGACTTCGTGCAGGGCCACCGCGGCGCCGCCGAGGCCGTGGCGCGCGAGAGCGGCATTCCGGCCAGTTTCATGCTGGGCCAGGCCGGGCACGAAACGGGCTGGGGCAAGAGCGAGATCCGCCACAAGGACGGCAGCAACTCGTTCAACCTGTTCGGCATCAAGGCCGGGCGCGGCTGGACGGGCAAGGTGGCCGAGATCACCACCACCGAATACATCAATGGCCAGGCACGCAAGGTGACCGCCAAGTTCCGCGCCTACGACTCCTATGCCGACTCGTTTCGCGACTACGCCCGCCTGATGACGGAAAACCCGCGCTACGAAAAGGCCCTGGCCAAGACGCACTCCGCCCAGGCGTGGGCGGCCGAGCTGCAAAAAGCCGGCTATGCCACCGACCCGCAATACGCCAGCAAGCTCAGCCGGGCCATCCAGAGCACGCTGGCCGTGGCCCGCGTGCCGGCCGCAGGCCAGGCCGCGGCGGGCGGCGTCCAGGCCTGA
- the flgK gene encoding flagellar hook-associated protein FlgK, protein MSLLNVGARALLANQVALQTTGHNIANVSVAGYSRQNVVMQTVPGQFTGAGYIGKGVQVATILRNHNELLTRQAAAAQAVQAADTTRAERVSQLQDVFKGGTSGLGAAITDMLNSLGDVINSPTDITARTVSLTRMDEMAARMRSSAEQLQQIEGAVNEQLKTDVVRINSLAGSIADVNEQIARVKGNGQTPNDLLDRRDQLIRELNQYVQTTQIPADDGTVGVFVGGSQALVLGATAAQLSIDESQLFPGSRQQGLYFVRAGAAPVELNDSMLGGGEVAGLLRFANQDLAEGRNLLGRMALAIGTTMNYQQKLGLTLDGQPGKALFALPAQVTGATRGTSQGHIDLGNSAALSPTQFAASDYEVRFANTGSAGQVVRLSDGKAFAFADLNDLRSQKIDGLTFDFDAAHPPTAGERVLFQPFAGAAANLQMLVYSPRDLAAANPVNAAMGTTNSGTLQLAGLKATGLQWNGVSSSVQTTGSITAPPSPTPPATGGGVTLTFNANGEFNLGGTTGTPLDMNANPPVLLAGPPYAYVPGQAIHIDGWSITLQGTPADGDTVKVGNALDPQYGDIYTRNAGNAGALQQLRDVKMFDESTLADGYAGLMAQVGTRTQSAAYAAKLSESIASNLEASRTAVSGVNLDEEAAKLIQYQQAYQASAKMLQVAQTIFDNLLQTMGR, encoded by the coding sequence ATGAGCCTTCTGAACGTCGGCGCCCGCGCCCTTCTCGCCAACCAGGTGGCCTTGCAGACCACCGGGCACAACATCGCCAACGTCAGCGTGGCAGGCTACTCGCGCCAGAACGTGGTCATGCAGACCGTGCCCGGCCAGTTCACCGGCGCCGGCTACATCGGCAAGGGCGTGCAGGTGGCCACCATCCTGCGCAACCACAACGAGCTGCTGACGCGCCAGGCCGCGGCCGCCCAGGCCGTGCAGGCGGCAGACACCACGCGCGCCGAGCGCGTCAGCCAGTTGCAGGACGTGTTCAAGGGCGGCACCAGCGGGCTGGGTGCGGCCATCACCGACATGCTCAACTCGCTGGGCGACGTGATCAACTCGCCCACCGACATCACGGCGCGCACCGTCTCGCTCACCCGCATGGACGAGATGGCCGCGCGCATGCGCTCCTCGGCCGAGCAGCTGCAGCAGATCGAGGGCGCGGTGAACGAGCAGCTCAAGACCGACGTGGTGCGCATCAACAGCCTGGCCGGCAGCATTGCCGACGTGAACGAGCAGATCGCCCGCGTCAAGGGCAATGGCCAGACGCCCAACGACCTGCTGGACCGGCGCGACCAGCTCATCCGCGAGCTCAACCAGTACGTGCAGACCACGCAGATTCCGGCCGACGACGGCACGGTGGGCGTGTTCGTGGGCGGCAGCCAGGCGCTGGTGCTGGGCGCCACGGCGGCGCAGCTGTCCATCGACGAGTCGCAGCTGTTTCCCGGCAGCCGCCAGCAGGGTTTGTACTTCGTGCGGGCTGGCGCGGCGCCCGTGGAGCTGAATGACAGCATGCTGGGCGGCGGCGAAGTGGCCGGCCTGCTGCGCTTTGCCAACCAGGACCTGGCCGAAGGCCGCAACCTGCTGGGGCGCATGGCGCTGGCCATCGGCACGACCATGAACTACCAGCAAAAGCTGGGCCTGACGCTGGACGGCCAGCCCGGCAAGGCGCTGTTCGCCCTGCCGGCGCAGGTGACAGGCGCCACGCGCGGCACCTCGCAGGGCCACATCGACCTGGGCAACTCCGCGGCGCTCTCGCCCACGCAGTTCGCTGCATCGGACTACGAAGTGCGCTTTGCCAACACCGGCTCGGCCGGCCAGGTGGTGCGCCTGTCGGACGGCAAGGCCTTCGCCTTTGCCGACCTGAACGACCTGCGCAGCCAGAAGATCGACGGCCTGACCTTCGACTTCGACGCGGCCCACCCCCCCACCGCCGGCGAGCGCGTGCTGTTCCAGCCCTTTGCCGGGGCCGCGGCCAACCTGCAGATGCTGGTGTACTCGCCGCGCGACCTGGCCGCTGCCAACCCGGTCAACGCGGCCATGGGCACGACCAACAGCGGCACGCTGCAGCTGGCCGGCCTGAAGGCCACGGGCCTGCAGTGGAATGGCGTCAGCTCGAGCGTGCAGACCACCGGCAGCATCACGGCCCCGCCCAGCCCGACACCGCCGGCCACGGGCGGCGGCGTCACGCTGACCTTCAACGCCAATGGGGAGTTCAACCTGGGCGGCACCACCGGCACGCCGCTGGACATGAACGCCAACCCGCCCGTCCTGCTGGCCGGCCCGCCCTACGCCTATGTGCCAGGCCAGGCCATTCATATCGACGGCTGGTCCATCACGCTGCAGGGCACGCCCGCGGACGGGGACACGGTAAAGGTGGGCAACGCGCTGGACCCGCAATACGGCGACATCTACACCCGCAACGCCGGCAACGCCGGCGCCCTGCAGCAGCTGCGCGACGTGAAGATGTTCGACGAATCGACGCTCGCCGACGGCTACGCCGGCCTGATGGCCCAGGTGGGCACGCGCACGCAAAGCGCCGCCTACGCGGCCAAGCTGTCGGAATCCATCGCCAGCAACCTGGAGGCCAGCCGCACGGCCGTCTCCGGCGTAAACCTGGACGAGGAAGCCGCCAAGCTGATCCAGTACCAGCAGGCCTACCAGGCCTCGGCCAAGATGCTGCAGGTGGCGCAGACCATCTTCGACAACCTGCTGCAGACCATGGGCCGCTGA
- the flgL gene encoding flagellar hook-associated protein FlgL has translation MTSSFFRVSTANMYDASVRNLATRQKTLVDLQENLTSGKRVVRASDDPVAAAQAERALTRINRIQSEQRALDVQRGAVALAESTLGDAVSLVQEMRQLIVAAGSGTLKSEDRKTYANQLQSLRDQFSEVINRKDTNGVPLLGALGSALQAFAGPALSGSDYRFDGLPGQAASSGTDISSALDGHAALMFDPVRDGIYTAGVTRAAGSSLVTSAVTTSNRQALAGADYKMSITGVTVDPVNGTTTVSYALSMNGGTTSSHTATAPTGQPIPIEIKQGTDTVMSFSLTGTPAAGDEVSMKPSSSLMGTLDSAIRGIAGAGDSVAAAQAVGQALANIDAGMERLHNMRGYAGELLNRADRISHDQEGRALQLEGDRSRAEDLDMVRGISDFQNAHVGYQAALQSYAQVQKLSLFDYMR, from the coding sequence ATGACCAGCAGCTTCTTTCGCGTGAGCACGGCCAACATGTACGACGCCAGCGTGCGCAATCTGGCGACGCGCCAAAAGACTCTGGTGGACCTGCAGGAAAACCTCACCTCGGGCAAGCGCGTGGTGCGCGCCAGCGACGACCCCGTGGCCGCCGCACAGGCCGAGCGCGCGCTCACCCGCATCAACCGCATCCAGAGCGAGCAGCGCGCCCTGGACGTGCAGCGCGGCGCCGTGGCCCTGGCCGAATCCACCCTGGGCGACGCCGTCAGCCTGGTGCAGGAGATGCGCCAGCTCATCGTGGCCGCCGGCAGCGGCACGCTCAAGAGCGAGGACCGCAAGACCTACGCCAACCAGCTGCAAAGCCTGCGCGACCAGTTCAGCGAAGTCATCAACCGCAAGGACACCAATGGCGTGCCGCTGTTGGGCGCCCTGGGCAGCGCGCTGCAGGCCTTCGCCGGGCCGGCGCTGTCGGGCAGCGACTACCGCTTCGACGGCCTGCCGGGCCAGGCGGCCAGCAGCGGCACGGACATCAGCAGCGCGCTGGACGGCCACGCCGCGCTGATGTTCGACCCGGTGCGCGACGGCATCTACACCGCCGGCGTGACGCGTGCGGCGGGCAGCTCGCTGGTGACCAGCGCCGTCACCACCAGCAACCGGCAGGCGCTGGCGGGCGCCGACTACAAAATGTCGATCACCGGCGTGACGGTGGACCCGGTCAACGGCACCACCACGGTCAGCTATGCACTGAGCATGAACGGCGGCACCACCAGCTCACACACCGCGACCGCGCCCACGGGCCAGCCCATCCCCATTGAAATCAAGCAGGGCACAGACACGGTCATGTCCTTTTCCCTGACCGGCACGCCTGCCGCGGGCGACGAGGTCAGCATGAAACCCAGCTCCAGCCTGATGGGGACGCTGGACTCGGCCATCCGCGGCATCGCCGGCGCCGGCGACAGCGTCGCCGCCGCGCAGGCGGTGGGCCAGGCGCTGGCCAACATCGACGCCGGCATGGAGCGGCTGCACAACATGCGCGGCTATGCCGGCGAGCTGCTCAACCGCGCCGACCGCATCAGCCACGACCAGGAAGGCCGCGCCCTGCAGCTGGAAGGCGACCGCTCGCGCGCCGAAGACCTGGACATGGTCCGGGGCATCTCCGACTTCCAGAACGCCCACGTGGGCTACCAGGCCGCCCTGCAGTCCTACGCGCAGGTGCAAAAGCTCTCGCTGTTCGACTACATGCGCTAG